One genomic region from Nitrospira sp. CR1.1 encodes:
- a CDS encoding BON domain-containing protein, translating into MKHLTHFMFGLTMIMLVGCQSTTGKTAGQTIDDASITTAVQAKLSSDRLSNFSRIDVDTERGVVTLNGVVKSAEQKMRVVELTRGVAGVRTVNNNLQIQAP; encoded by the coding sequence ATGAAACATCTGACTCATTTCATGTTCGGCCTCACCATGATCATGCTGGTGGGCTGCCAATCCACGACCGGCAAAACCGCGGGGCAAACCATCGATGACGCCTCCATCACCACAGCGGTGCAAGCTAAACTGTCTTCGGACCGGCTCTCGAACTTCTCGCGGATCGATGTCGATACCGAGCGCGGGGTGGTGACCCTGAACGGGGTTGTCAAATCTGCAGAACAAAAAATGCGGGTCGTTGAACTGACACGCGGGGTAGCCGGCGTGCGCACCGTGAATAATAACTTACAAATTCAAGCCCCATAA